One segment of Pyrococcus sp. ST04 DNA contains the following:
- a CDS encoding amidohydrolase family protein, which yields MLLKNGLVLHGENFELVRADIYVEGNVISEIGRNISPNADIVIDVNNSLVIPAFINAHTHSPMVLLRGLAEDVPLMEWLEKYIWPNEKKLTRKEIYWGALLALIEMARSGTGTFIDMYFHMEEVAKATLEVGLRGFLGYGMIDLSDEEKRRIEFRETEKFKKYVEKVNSPLINFILAPHAPYTCSPECLKWVATKMKEWDSLVTIHLSETRSEVEQIKERYGKSPVELLAEVGLLNSRVIAAHGVWLSDNDIKLLSEGGVTIVHCPASNMKLGSGIIRLRDLLDNKVNVALGTDGAASNNTLDMLREMRLASLLQKVHALDPAIIKSSEILRMATLNGAKALKLKGGVIKEGYLADIAVIPLRRANLLPLHDPLSSIIFSAKMGDVETLIVNGNIILLDGEFQTVDEDKVIDKFLGVIGL from the coding sequence GTGTTACTTAAAAATGGTTTAGTTCTACATGGAGAAAATTTTGAGCTTGTGAGAGCTGATATATATGTTGAGGGGAATGTAATTTCAGAGATTGGTAGGAATATATCCCCAAATGCGGACATCGTTATTGATGTGAATAATTCACTAGTAATACCGGCCTTTATTAATGCCCACACTCACTCTCCTATGGTATTGTTAAGAGGACTCGCAGAGGATGTACCTTTGATGGAGTGGTTAGAGAAATATATCTGGCCAAATGAGAAGAAACTCACAAGAAAGGAAATTTATTGGGGAGCCCTTCTTGCCCTTATTGAGATGGCAAGATCAGGAACAGGGACTTTTATTGATATGTACTTTCATATGGAAGAGGTCGCCAAGGCAACTTTGGAAGTTGGATTAAGGGGTTTTCTAGGTTATGGGATGATAGATCTCAGTGATGAAGAAAAAAGGAGAATCGAGTTTAGGGAAACAGAAAAGTTCAAAAAATACGTGGAGAAGGTTAACTCTCCTCTTATCAACTTTATTTTAGCTCCCCATGCTCCCTACACCTGTTCTCCAGAATGCTTGAAGTGGGTCGCGACCAAAATGAAGGAGTGGGATTCTCTGGTCACAATCCACCTATCCGAAACAAGAAGTGAAGTAGAACAAATTAAGGAGAGATATGGTAAAAGTCCGGTTGAACTTTTGGCCGAAGTGGGCTTGCTAAATTCGAGGGTAATTGCAGCCCATGGAGTGTGGCTAAGCGATAATGACATAAAATTGTTAAGCGAAGGTGGGGTTACCATAGTACATTGTCCTGCGAGTAATATGAAGCTTGGAAGTGGTATAATACGGCTGAGAGATCTCTTGGATAACAAAGTTAACGTTGCTCTAGGAACCGATGGAGCGGCCAGCAATAATACCCTAGATATGCTGAGAGAAATGAGACTTGCCTCCCTTCTTCAGAAGGTTCATGCTCTTGATCCGGCAATAATAAAATCTAGTGAAATACTCAGAATGGCAACTCTGAATGGGGCAAAGGCATTGAAGCTGAAGGGTGGTGTAATAAAAGAAGGATATTTAGCAGATATTGCAGTAATTCCCCTTAGAAGGGCCAATTTGTTGCCTCTTCATGACCCATTAAGCTCGATAATATTCTCAGCAAAAATGGGCGATGTTGAAACCCTTATAGTAAATGGGAACATAATCCTCTTGGATGGAGAATTTCAGACTGTGGATGAAGATAAAGTAATTGACAAGTTTTTGGGGGTTATTGGACTATGA